The following are from one region of the Rhipicephalus microplus isolate Deutch F79 chromosome 1, USDA_Rmic, whole genome shotgun sequence genome:
- the LOC119188037 gene encoding small ribosomal subunit protein uS19: MEDENQQELAKKKRTFRKYTYRGVDLDQLLDMSSTQLMELMHCRARRRYSRGLKRKPLALIKKLRRAKKECGPLEKPEVVKTHLRDMLVVPEMVGSIVGVYNGKAFNQVEIKPEMIGHYLGEFSITYKPVKHGRPGIGATHSSRFIPLK, from the exons ATGGAGGAT GAAAACCAGCAAGAGTTGGCCAAGAAGAAGCGTACTTTCCGCAAGTACACTTATCGCGGTGTCGACCTGGACCAACTGCTTGACATGTCCAG CACGCAGTTGATGGAGCTGATGCACTGCCGTGCAAGGCGGCGTTACTCGCGTGGTCTGAAGCGCAAACCTCTGGCCCTCATCAAGAAGCTTCGACGCGCCAAGAAGGAGTGCGGCCCGCTGGAGAAGCCCGAGGTTGTCAAGACGCACTTGCGTGACATGCTTGTCGTGCCCGAGATGGTCGGCTCCATCGTCGGCGTCTACAACGGCAAGGCTTTCAACCAGGTCGAAATCAAG CCTGAAATGATTGGCCACTACCTCGGAGAGTTCAGCATCACCTACAAGCCTGTGAAGCATGGTAGGCCCGGTATTGGTGCTACACATTCTTCTCGCTTCATCCCTCTGAAGTAG